The nucleotide window CAGATGTTCTGGGACTTGTCAGGGGTGCTTACCTGGCAGGGGCCTGGATGTGCACAGACCTTGCTGTTCCTTAACTACCAAGCTTGCTGTTGTTGCACATACTGGCTCCAGTTGCTAAGCTTCCCTGTCTCCTCCGTCCATGTTACTTTCTCTCCTGCATCCCCTTCTTTCTTGTAATGATGTGACAAAAGTTTTCCACGGGAGATAAAATACATACATCTACTCACCTGGTAGGAATCCCACAACAGACCGAAGTACggacaccaccaaagtccagcttggtgaccagtgagttttattggaatgacttagaGGACTATGGGTGATATTTCCCTAAAATAGGCTGATCCTTTCTCTCGCGGTGGCAGCAACACTAACCGAAGGCAGGGCCGTTTCTTAAAATGTACCGCAGTGCAATCAGAACTAAATTCGGACTCCTCTTCACGTCAGCGTGACCCAGTAGAAGTCTCGCTGCTCGCACACCTTGGAGGAACGCCAGAGGGCAAGCTGGAAGTCTCGGGAAGTCCTTAAGCATTTCTTTACTACTGCGCTCTGGAGCCCCAGGAAGCACAGCCGCCCCGAGGCCCCGAGGGCCGCGGCGCCGCCCCCTGGCGTCACTTCCCGGGGCCGGAGCTCCGGGCTCCGGGCTCCGACTGCCGTTTCCGACTGGTGGATGGTGCTGCCCGAACCCGGCCTCTCAGACTTTTAAAAGCAGGTCCAGCTCCCCGCCGACAGGGACTCCGTCGCTTCCGAGCCAGCTGTGGTACCCAAACTGAGGAAATCCAATTCGTCTGCGGGTAGTTCGCTGCATGCAGGTCCCTGCAGGTCCGCTTTCCCAGTTGAGGCGTTCACATTTTGTTTCTAACTCCAGTCTTGCTCGACCCGCACGTTTTGCAGTGTCGAAATGCTAGGGAGTGTTGATATCTAGTGGTGATGGATTGCTATCTCTGGGGGGTGGCGGGGTGGGGAGAAGGATTTAAAAGCTTGGGGTGATAAacctgttctaaaaaaaaaatggagatgtgATTCCGAACATTGCATTAAAAAGTGTCTGCAGTTGTTTTAGCCGAGATGCATTTGTTTTAGAATGAGCTTTATGGGAGGACCTGTTTCCAAACTACAAGATTAAATTTTCAGTGGTGGacgtatattttaataaatggaaccATGTGCTGTACACTGCTTTGAAGAGGAGGCTCAGgtcatggggtgtgtgtgtgggggggtatctgttctatttcccattaatttttaaatttttaacttagtTTTAAAAGGACTATCCACACAACCACTGTGCAATAGCGTTAGCTGTTGTATAAAGTTCAAGTTGAGCACCCTTTACCTAAAATGCCTTAACCAAAAAGTGTTcaaatttcaataatttttttttaatttagggaTGTGTCATATACATGACATATCTCAGGATGAGACTCAAGACTAAATGTGAATTCATGTTTTATTTGCATCCTATAAATATGGCCAAGGCAATTTTATATAATAGTTCTAGTGTTCCTTATATTTCCACTAGCAAGTCAGGTGGGGAGAGTGGTTTAGATTTTAACTTTAGGGGATGCTCAACTTGGAATATTAATGATTTTGTATGTTTCTCACTTTTGTAAGACCTAATTTTATGTTTAGTGATTTATAGAACCTTTGTAAGATTTTTACAGCTTTTCCTAACGCTCTTATAATTTTGTAAGACTGCATACTTAAAAAGAGTATTCATTATTTTAAGCAGATGAATTAATTGCAAATGATAGTTCCAAGTCAtatttctgtaattcttttccaGGAATTATCTGTAGAGTAGTAAGTATGCTAATATTCAGGAAGACAGCAGGAGTTTTTGCCAAACCACCAAAGAGGAATGTGTATGGGTTTTTGAGAAGTCTTCATGTTTCTCCTGGAGTACTTTCTCCTCCTAAGCTGGTCCTGGGGATCGAAACCAGCTGTGACGACACAGCCGCTGCCGTGGTGGATGAAACTGGACGCGTGTGGGGAGAAGCCATGCATTCCCAGACTGAAGTGCATTTGAAGTAAGTAGCGACCATTTTGGTCATTCCTGGTTttctggtatttttgttttgttttttgaaaaagaaaaacgaaaCCATCCTTTTGTCTTTATCATGTGTAAAAGTCAAATTTTGATAGTTGAATTCCTATTCTATTGTGTAAAAACCGCTGAGTGCCACTATATAGAGCCACGCCTTGCGATacaggcctttaataccagcgcTTCCgtggcagaggaaggtggatatgagttccaggctagccagtgcCACTTAGTTGTCTctaaacaaacgaacaaaaaaacgGCTGTGTTGGGGTCGGGGTGGGTATTTCCAGGttcttggtatctttttcagaGAATTGAAAGATCACACAGATTCACACAAGACTCAAAATGACAGTTGTGAATGGTTGTAAATGTAACCACTGTCCCGATGGGCAGCCGGCCACATGATTAAGAGGCCCTGATTCTTACTCAGAACTACTTTCCGGGCTTTCAAAGGAGGGTTTGGTTACTCAGGTAACTCAGAATTCGggtgcttctttattttttttgacagATTAGATCatatactcatttttttctgttgtgtatgtCGGCTTCCATAGGCTGCTGTTTTGATCACGTGCGTGCTCAGTTATTCATATTCATAAGACAATACATAGAAGATTCTCTCTAAATGGTTAATAGAGGGCACAGTTTTGCACATGCATCCAAATTAGTTAGGCCGGGTCAGCCTTTCTGTTCTTCTTATTCTGGGATGTTGGGGGGCTACATTTGAATAAAACCTGTCTAAATTTGATTGCTACAGGGCCAGAGGAATGTCTACCAGTGTTCAGAAACAGGAGTACAGATAGCCCCATgcaggctggggagggagaggttgCTGAGCGCATTGTTTGGAGAGGGGTGTGTATGCCTAGTGGGTACAGGCAAAGTAACTAGGCTGCCAAGTGCACATTGCAAGGGAGGATGTGGGCATCATCCAAACCAGGTGGGGATCCCAAGGTACTTACTACTAAACTGTCTGCTGTGTCTGCCTGCCTCAAGCTAAGTGTAGGTTCACGTTATAGTTTAGCACTGTGCACTGAGACCGAGCATATTTCCCGCTTCCTTGTCTATAAAATCATGATGGCGTTGTCTTCTATATGAATTCCTTTAGAACACCTACTGCTGTTTTTGACGAGTAAAATATAGCCATAGCGACACTCGCGTTACTATCGAGACAGTGAACAGGTCTGCGAGataatgggggggggagggacatGGTGATAAAATCCCTGCTTACGAGCATCCCCCTCTTCCAGACCTTCAAGGCCTCACCGGCTCACAGCCACGTCAGCCGTTCAGGGTTGCTAAACATAACCCTCAAATACGGCTTGGGATACTTCTCTCCGTTCTCACTAACTTAGTTAATCCTCTGTTGTCCCTCGCCTAGACTCTAGATTTCAATGGTTTCCTTCTTCATTAGTCACTGCATTCTCTGTACAAGATAAAATGTCTAGAGAATGTTGTCATTAGTTAGTTGAGAATAAGGCCGTAGTATTTCTCATTGTTTATCTTTATCGCTTAGCATAATTTCTAGAAAGTAAAATGCCAAGGAAGGCGTGAAACGGATAGAAAACAAGGAAAACGTGAGCGGGAGGAAAGGGACTGGAATTCAAACTCTCTCAAATCCCAGGCCAGGaagtattaaattaaattaaattaaaaattaaattaaattaaaagtaaattaaatgttAGACGTTGTACAAATGAGCCTTGAGTGCTCTTGCTGCTAATAGAGAAATAAGTTAagtaaagcttttaaaattttgttgcaAAATGCACTTGCTGATTTCTGTATATCCTCATTTCCtaaaaaagaatgtgtgtaaaatacatatttatacaaattatatatagaTAATATATTAAATAGTCGTTGAGTATTgtgaagatttttatttctatgtatagaAACCATCCCACATGGTCTTGCAAtgtcaagtattttaaaatgatgttttgagacagaggtgGATTTTACAGACTTGGGGAACTGAATCCCAGCCTGTAAGCCAGTTAGGAGTTACTGTATGTGTTGCTAGCCTCATTCTGCCTGTCGTTTTTCATCCCAGAGACTGAATGTGAGGCCCTGAGTGTCTTAGACAGGTGCTTCCCCCTGGAGTTGCGTTCTTAACCTTCCCGGCTAACTCTTCCCTCCCTTCGTGTTTGGAGTGATCATCCATTGTCCCTCATCAGCTGGAGCTCTCCACTGCTAACCCCAACATTAGATTCCCAGACTTTATTTTAGGATTGCAAGCTATCCCCTGTCCTCGTCCGACCTCCAGTGCAGTGTGTTTCAAAATAAACCTTCATAAACCTGTCTTCAGATTTCTTACTGCTCATGCTTGTTTCTCCCAGCCGTTCCTAGAAAATAGGAGTCCTCTTTGATGCCTGGGCCCCTCCTGCTCTTTAATGCATTTTCATATAAGTTACTCTAGACAAATAACTCATGCTTTGATTTCTAAGATTCTCTCCTTGGAGATTAATCAGAGCTAAATACAGTTCTAGACTGCCCTTCCTCTGCTCATGACCTCTTTGGAATGCTTTATGAGGTGGTTCTGGTGACCTCACTTCATCAGAAATAAACCATAGCAGTCTTGAACACAGGATAAGAAGTCAGCAACAATATTGAACTCTTCCTAGTCCTGTGTTACAAAGCTCACAGTGTTAGCATGCATACTAACCCATTGGTCTGTTTGTATACAGTGTTAGCATACATACTAATCCAGTGGTTCATGTGTACAGTGTTAGCATACATACTAACCCAGGGGTTCATTTGCACACGGTGTTAGCATACATACTAACCAGTGGTTCATTTGCACACAGTGTTAGCATACATACTAACCCAGTGGTTCATTTGCACACAGTGTGTTAACATACATACTAACCCAGTGGTTCATTTGCACGCAGTGTTAGCATACATACTGATCCAGTGGTtcatatgtatacagtgttaACATACATATTGACCCAGTGGTTCATTTGTACACAGTGTTAGCATACATACTAACCCAGTGGTTCATTTGTAAGAATGCCTTCAGacatcttgttttccttctttcctagttttttaaagactgtcttccttctttttccttcagaaCAGGCGGAATTGTTCCTCCAGTAGCTcaacagcttcacagagaaaatatTGAGCGAATAGTAGAAGAAGCCCTTTGTGCCAGCAGAGTCTTGCCACGTGACCTCTCAGCCATCGCAACCACCGTCAAACCAGGACTGGCTCTAAGCCTGGGCGTAGGCTTATCATTCAGCCTACAGCTAGTAAACCAGTTTAAAAAGCCCTTCATTCCTATccaccacatggaggctcatgcGCTTACCATCCGACTGACCAACCAAGTAGAATTTCCTTTTCTAGTTCTTTTGATTTCTGGAGGTCACTGCCTGTTGGCCTTAGTCCGCGGagtttcagatttcctgcttcttgGGAAGTCTTTGGACATAGCGCCAGGTGACATGCTTGACAAGGTACTGTCTCAGAAGTCACTTTGTTGGCCGTATACAGACTAGTCATCTAGGTAGTTCTGAGCAATGCCCCTGActgaaaaggtttttttgtttttttgttttttcgagacagggtttctctgtggcttttgagcctgtcctagaactcgctctgtagaccaggctggtctcgaactcacagagatctgcctgcctctgcctcccaagtgctgggattaaaggcgtgtgccaccaccgcccggctgaaaaggtttttaaaaaccaCAGCAAAAGGCTGGATGGGTAGCAGGGTAATCCACAGATTTGATGCCCAATTTGACTATTTAATGAGTTTGAGGCGATCCTAGGCCATGCGGCAAGGTCTTATCTCAAAGACACAAGAGTTGTGGCCTGGAATGGTGGTGCCAGACTTTTaaccctggcacttgggaggcagagatttgtggatctctgtgagttcaaggccagcctgatctacttgatgagctccaggacagccaagagtacgtagagaaaaaaaaaaaagtgaagagttttgataactttttttttcttcttttagatagGGTTCCTTTCTGTAACCCATGCTGGAgtcaaactcatggtgatcctcctgttttcaccctccatgtgctggaattacaggtgtgagtcaccgCTGTGTCCCTctcaattttgtcatttttagccATTTAATAAAATGCCAATTTTATATCTATATGTAAAAACTCAAATCCTTTGTAGTTACTGTTATATATTTAGTCAAATATTCTTGTGAAAGTGTTTGGGAAGCTATAGCATTGTGGCATGCTGCCAAAAGGTCATGATATACAGATAATAGGAGCAGAGCATTGTGGTACAAACTTTGAATTCCagcccttggaggcagaggcaggtggatcactgcgAGTTCAAGGtcggcttggtctacagagtgagttccaggccaactgggGGCAATATAGCGAAACCCTGTGAGGGAAAAGCAAAGACTAACACGGAATTCAGAATCTACTGCACAATTGCTAACATCACAGCGGAGTTTCTTAAGAAGTACGGAGCCTACTGCCCTCCACAAAACAGCCGAAATGATGGAGGGAAAGAACAGATCCTTATTTTCAAAGTTAATCGTTAAATAACCATCCTCATCAATTTTCCAACCCCAGGGGGAGAGAAAAACTAAGGAGGCAATGCTGAGATGCTGCTGGTCAGGTTGTTCAAGAAAAGCCTTGCCTGAAATTAGCCATAGTCTCTGTATTCATTCAGGATTTTAAGTAACCTTTGAATTCATTATCTTTATGTCTGTGACTTCAAAATGTGCAGTCTATGACTCATTTAAGAATATACTTTTTAATGTCATTTATTACAGGTATTGACTTGCATATTTTAAACCATTTATCCCTGGATTAAAGCTAACTTGGTCATAGTGGataatctttcttttattaatttatgatcaaaatatattatcgCTTGTTTTTAATAGGTGGCAAGAAGACTTTCTTTAATCAATCGTCCAGAATATTCTACGATGAGCGGTGGGAAGGCTCTAGAACATTTGGCCAAAGAAGGAAATAGATTCC belongs to Microtus ochrogaster isolate Prairie Vole_2 unplaced genomic scaffold, MicOch1.0 UNK8, whole genome shotgun sequence and includes:
- the Osgepl1 gene encoding probable tRNA N6-adenosine threonylcarbamoyltransferase, mitochondrial isoform X1, encoding MQVPAGIICRVVSMLIFRKTAGVFAKPPKRNVYGFLRSLHVSPGVLSPPKLVLGIETSCDDTAAAVVDETGRVWGEAMHSQTEVHLKTGGIVPPVAQQLHRENIERIVEEALCASRVLPRDLSAIATTVKPGLALSLGVGLSFSLQLVNQFKKPFIPIHHMEAHALTIRLTNQVEFPFLVLLISGGHCLLALVRGVSDFLLLGKSLDIAPGDMLDKVARRLSLINRPEYSTMSGGKALEHLAKEGNRFHFTLSPPMQNAKNCNFSFTGLQHVIDKLIQRKEKEEGIEKGQILSSAADIAAAVQHVTACHLATRTQRAILFCKQRGLLPPANAVLVVSGGVASNSYIQRALEIVANATQCTSLCPPPRLCTDNGVMIAWNGIERLRAGLGILHNVENFRYEPKCPLGVDISQEVAEAAIKVPQLKMTI
- the Osgepl1 gene encoding probable tRNA N6-adenosine threonylcarbamoyltransferase, mitochondrial isoform X2 — translated: MQVPAGIICRVVSMLIFRKTAGVFAKPPKRNVYGFLRSLHVSPGVLSPPKLVLGIETSCDDTAAAVVDETGRVWGEAMHSQTEVHLKTGGIVPPVAQQLHRENIERIVEEALCASRVLPRDLSAIATTVKPGLALSLGVGLSFSLQLVNQFKKPFIPIHHMEAHALTIRLTNQVEFPFLVLLISGGHCLLALVRGVSDFLLLGKSLDIAPGDMLDKVARRLSLINRPEYSTMSGGKALEHLAKEGNRFHFTLSPPMQNAKNCNFSFTGLQHVIDKLIQRKEKEEGIEKGQILSSAADIAAAVQHVTACHLATRTQRAILFCKQRGLLPPANAVLVSFACSPASRHRFTSQRVALDLGPCVSCWTV